The Oncorhynchus nerka isolate Pitt River linkage group LG3, Oner_Uvic_2.0, whole genome shotgun sequence genome includes the window TTCAGGAACAGTTGAAACAGATGTTGAAAGACCTGGctaaagagaaggagaaggatgtGGAGCAACCTGTACCTCCAATGAACCAGGTACATACAATAAAACAATTAATTCAATCAGGGATCTATTAAACAAAGAGTCATTGAAAGGTACTAAGTAAGTCACAATAACCTTGTATTATTGTTTTCTACAGAGGGAGTTCATCCAGTTCTGTAAGACCCTCTACAGCATGTTCCATGGCAACCCAGACGAGAATGAGCTCTTTCAGGCCATCGCTACAGTGACCAGCCTGGTGCTGCAGATCGGCGAGGTCGGGCACCGCAGCCGCTGCACAGGGTCAGAGGTCAGCAGCGAGGGTGGGGCCGGGGACGAGATAGAGGACGATCACAGGGAGGGGAGTCAAGAAGACCATCCCGTCTTCAGCaccgaagaagaagaagaagaagaagaaggagagagaaaggaggggaccAGCAAGAGTTCAGGGTCTGAGAGTCAGAGCGAGTGGGCGGTCAGCTACGCTCAGATCCTGGCTTCTCTCCTCACAGAACAGCAGCTAGTCAACTTCTTTGAGAAACCGATGGACCTGTCAGCAAAGGTGGCTGAGGCAAAAGTGAAACAGTACCATGAAAGGGCTGGTCTGCTTATGCTCCAGCAAGGGACCAGCTGATTTCAACATGACCAACAGAACCTTGATGTGAGAACCACAATGTGACCCAATACTAGGCTTCCAATCTAGTTTCTTATCTAGCTGTCCAGGCACCTTTGTCCCCAATAAGTGTTGTCTGTGTCCTCCGTCTTAAAAGGATGAGTGGGTACCAAGAGTCCGTATGTGCCTATATTGAGTCGTTGGTCGAGCACAAAGGAGAAGTAATGTAGATGTGTAGGTCTTCCTCTCCTGATGTAGCCGTGAAGAAAGGTGTCCTTGTCTTTTGGGATCAACAACTGTCTGAAAGCAGGTTAACCAAAACCAAGACATGCATGATAATCAAGAGACTATATGATGCATCAGTCATAATCATATATACTACTGTGAGAACGTCACACACCATGCACTACACATAGCACCATGAAAAGGGTTATTTTTCGTTGCTCAGTATTTATACACACGTTTTCATTCTGCTTCATCCGGTCTATGAAATGGGAACAAACTCAAATGTGCCCAGTTTTAGTGACATTTTCCTTGACTTAACATTGGCTGCCTGGTTGGTGATACACTTGTTTGCCATATTGTTCAATCAAGTAGAGCAGACAAGTGTTCTTTTCTGCCCAAATATGTTATGCGTGTACGCCTGCAGTGTATCATTTTGGCAAGCTTTTTCATTTTCCTTTTTTTATATGTAGCCCAAGGAGTCAAGAACTATTAACTGCCAAATGTTTGTCATACAATAATGGACATTGGAATCTTGCTTTTATGTGCGACACATTAAAAATGTGCACCTATATATTTTGTCAAATCACATTCGTCACGGTTTACAGCAAGTATAAAAGGTGCAGTGAAATACTTGTGCTAGCTCCTCAACAATGCAGTACATTAATCAATAGTGTTTATCCTGTATTGATTGAATGATTTTGTTCTTTAAGAAGTCTTATTTTAGGTTTTCCAAAACTGTTTGAGCCTTATTATTCTACCAAGCATATTTCTTCATTCAAGCCTTAAGTCTAAGTGACCAGTATTATGTTATAGACTAAAGTCCTACACACTTTCTTAAGATCAGTTGATACTTAACAAACGGAACTGCTGTGCCTCAGATTTAGTTGAATAAGTCTTCTATATAGAGAACTTGATTTTTCCATTTCAAATCAGTGGTGGTGTTAAATTGAGGTTTTGGTTATTCCAGAACCAGtctgatgccttctaattgcctACAGATGCACCTTGATGTTATTCGTAGTGCACACTCACAACTTCACTTGATGTGCATTATCACAAATCAGGCCATTTATCACTTCTTTAACGTGTCTGCTGCAAAATATCAGACATGGTTTGTTTGTAAATCATTAAAAACAATGTTGCATCCTTGTCTTATTCAATGTATTGcatagaccagtggttcccaaactttttatagtcctttATCCCTTCAAACATTCACTGAGGTAAAGTTGCTTTTATATTCACACATTCAGCCATTCAACAGACTAGGTATGATTTATTCTATAAATGTCTAGCATACTTTTACAACATTTGTTTTGAGGAAAGATTCCAGTTTTGATTTTATGGAAAAACATAACATCTATAAAATGCCATTTAAAGCTGTATAAATCAATAACGTTTTCCCCTGATTATGACAGAATCATCAAACTAGGTATGATTTATTCTATAAATGTCTAGCATACTTTTACAACCTTTCTTTTGAGGAAAGATTCCAGTTTGGATTTTATAGAAATACATAAAATGTCATTTAAAGCAGTATAAATCAATAACTAATTAAAtaacacaaatgtcttgttaacaaactatagttttggcaagtcggttaggacatctactttgtgcatgacacaagtaagttttccaacaattgtttacagattatttcacttataattcactgtatcacagttccagtgggtcagaagtttacatacactaagttgactgtgcctttaaacagcttggaaaattccagaaaattatgtcatggctttagaagcttctgataggctagttgACATAACTTGAAtatattggaggtgtacctgtggatgtatttcaaggcctaccttcaaactcaatgcctctttgcttgacatcatgggaaaataaataccaaaaaaatcagccaagaccccagaaaaaaattgtagacctacaaaagtctggttcatccttgggagcaatttccaaacgcctgaaggtaccacattcatctatacaaacaatagtacgcaagtataaacaccgtgggaccacgcagctgtcatactgctcaggaaggagactcgttctgtcgcctaaagatgaacgtactttggtatgaaaagtgcaaatcaatcccagaacagcagcaaaggcccttgtgaagatgctggaggaaacaggtacaaaagtatctatatccacagtaaaacgagtcctatatcgacatcacctgaaaggccgctcagaaaggaagaagccactgctcaaaaactgccataaaaagctagactacagtttgcaactgctcaCGGGGAcaaaatatcatactttttggagaaatgtcctctggtctgatgaaacaaaaatagaactgtttggccataatgaccatcattatgtttggaggaaaaggggggatgtttgcaagccgaagaacaccatcccaactgtgaagcacggggtggcagcatcatgttgtgggggtgctttactgcaggagggactggtgcacttcacaaaatagatggcttcatgaggatggaaaattatgtggatatattgaagcaacatctcaagacatgagtcaggaagttaaagcttggtcgcaaatgagtcttccaaatggacaatgacccaaagtttagaggtcgactgattaatcggaatggccgatttaattagggccgatttcaagttttcataacaatcggaaatcggtatgtttattttttacacctttatttaatctttatttaactaggcaagtcagttaagaatgtgttcttactttcaatgacggcctaggaacggtgggttaactgcctcgttcaggggcagaaagacagattttcaccttgtcagctcgggggattcaatcttgcaaccttacagttaactagtccaaagcaataacgacctgcctctctctcaatgcactccacaaggagactgcctattacacaaatgcagtaagccaaggtaagttgctagctagcattaaacttgtcttataaaaaacaatcaatcataatcactagttaactacacatggttgatgatattactagatattatctagcgtgtcctgtgttgcatataatctgactgagcatacaagcatctaagtatctaactgagcggtggtaggcagaagcaggcttgtaaacattaattcaaacagcactttcgtgagttttgccagcagctcttcattgtgcctcaagcattgcgctgtttatgacttcaaacatatcaactcccaagatgaggctggtgtgaccgaagtgaaatggctggctagttcaTGCgctctaatagcgtttcaaacttcactgctctgagccttggagtggttgttccccttgctctccatgggtaacgctgcttcgatgtggtggctgttgtgttGCTTgtttgagcccagggaggagcgaggagagggacggaggatatactgttacactggcaatactaaagtgcctagaagaacatccaatagtcaaaggttaatgaaatacaaatggtatagagggaaacagtcctataattcctaaaactacaacctaaaacttcttacctgggaatattgaagactcatgttaataaaaggaaccaccagctttcatatgttcttatgttctgagcaaggaactgaaacgttagctttcttacatagcacatattgcacttttgcgttcttctccaacactttgtttttgcattatttaaaccaaattgaacatgtttcattatctacttgaggctaaattgatttattatattaagttaaaataagtgttcattcagtattgttgtaattgtcattgtacaaatacatttatttgatttaaatcagccgattaatcggtatcggcgctgaaaaatcataatcggtcgacctctacctaaattgtggcaaaatggcttaagtacaacaaagtcaaggtattggagtggccatcacaaagctctgacctcaatcctatagaacatttgtgggcagaactgaaagtgtgcgagcaaggaggcctacacacctgactcagttacactagctctgtcaggaggaatgggccaaaattcacccaacttattgcgggaagcttgcggaaggctacccgaaacgtttgacccaagttaaaccatttaaaggcaatgctaccaaatactaattgagtgtatgcaaacttctgacccactgggaatgtaatgaaagaaatacaagcttaaataaatcattctctctactattattctgacatttcacattcttaaaataaagtgatcctaactgacctaagacagggtatttttactaggattaaatgtcaggcattgtgaaaaacttaatttaaatgtatttggctaaaacttccgacttcaactgtgtgtgtgtgtgtatatataaatatatataatgtttttatttatttatgttaaatcacatttttatttggcgtacccccataccccagtttgggaatacctggcaTAGACTAATTCATCAAGGAGATTTGAAGACCCTCAAAAGCACATGCAATGCAGGTGAAGTAAACATGCGGCTCCAGAGtggcctaaggcactgcatctcagtgctagaggcatcactacagaccctggttttatTCCAGGCTGTATGACGAccgtccgtgattgggagtcccatagggcagcgcacaattggcccagcatcgtccaggttagggtttggtcggggaaggcagtcattgaaaataagaatttgttcttaactgacatgcctagttaaataaaaaggttaaaaaatatataaaacatgcatttatATCCTTACACTAATCAGACACTTGCTctagattaaaaaaaatatatataatttaatgCAATTGCTCCACCAATAATCCAAATTAGTGAGTGCATAAACTCCGATTGAAAATAATATCCAAGACTGTagtttattttatacatttatttCAACACCAGTGAATAATTAGTTCTCATCCACATTGACCGTCTGCAGACCTGTAGAGGAAAGAAAACAATCAGAATCAGTGACATCTTCAACAGGCAATTGAGGAACAGCACAGGACTAGCTCTGAGCTTTGGTTGGAGCATTTACAGGTCCTCCACTTTGTATTACCATTTGCATGCAGCTGATCTGAAAATAAGCCTGCCACAATTTGTTCATTAAGGTCACCCATGGGGGTATTTTGCACCCAGTGGGTGACATACAAGTATTGCTCATTTCATATACGCCAGATCACCAACCTCAGGAATGCAAGTACACTTGTGGATACTATTCAGCAGTGAGcacagcacacagccaagcaAATGTTGGACTTACCTTTGTATGTTGTGACAGGAACGTATGTGACGAGGGTGTACAGTTTGTTGGGAGAGTCCTCGTCTTCATTGCGTTTCCTTGACAGGCGCACGCGCATACGGTATGGGACATTCCTGAAATAACATACAAAAATATCAGTTAACATAGAGAAATGTGCTCAGTTTTAGTGCATGGCATTGTGGAAAACTTTACACGCCTCAACTTGTATTAATTGCGCCAACTCTACACCCATCGCCAAGCATAACAGGATATTACTTCGCTCTGAAGCCAGCACTGATGCTGGCTCGGTCAAAGTGGATATCCGCCCGGGCTAACTAGCCTCTACTCCTTGATATCAGAACAACACTGCATGAAGCAGATAGGACAGGGGTGAGTGTGTTTTTTCTgctgagagagggatggggggagagggAAAAATAGAGATGAAATAGAGACTGGGAGAGAATCTGATTTTCAACTTTCAATTCAATTAGGCGTAATGGACAGACTATGTGCATCACTGAAATCAACCATCAATTGTCATTAGCACAAATTTATCCCCAACATTCATGGAAAATGAATGCGAGGCCCATGAACTAGTTTCACTATGGCAGCCATTTTGGCCAGTGCAGTCCATTGCAGAGGAAGCACTGAATTTGACAAGGCTGCACAAAAAATGTGGAATTCAATATAGTCCAGTTCATACTACGGTTAAGTGCATATCGTCCCAAAACTTATTTCACTTAAAGCATTaacctgtagtatactgtaccctcAACTCAGTGTCACTCAGATTTGCTAGGATGACAGTTTCAAGTATCAGTTTCGAAAtatatcagtcagtcaatcaagaTAAGCTCATAACCTTTTCTGTACCAGTGACCAGCAGGCTAAGGCCTCTGTCGCAAGAAACACAAGCGTTTCCTTACCTCACACCCTTGGTCCATACAGCCTTGTTCAGGCGAGTGTCGATGCGTACATCAGGGGTTCCCATCTCCTTCATGGCGAACTTGCGGATCTCCTTGAGAGCACGAGGTGCCCTCCTCTTGAAGGACCTGACAGGATAGAGCAAGAAGCAACGTTAATTACATGCACAGGATTATCAGAGGTTGATAAAATCACATTTGTTAGAGCAAGCCATGTCTATTTTTCTAAGCAACATAACAACGGAAGCCCTTGTGAAAAGGACCCTTATTGCAGTTCCAAAATAAGCATCCAGCAATGGACAACACTACACAGCACCAGCTGCTTATCCACCTATGACGACCGTAGAAAGAAAAATAGTCACACTGGCACCTCACATTCTTTCCCATAAGCAACAGCACACTTCCAACATTCAGCATGTACAAAATCAAAAGTGTCAACTGCCTCTGATAATTTTACCTCCACCATTCCCTTTAATCCACTTCAGTGGGATAGCCCACCAAATTACCTTAGACCAGCCATCAAAGTAACAAAGagcataggggcggcagggtagcctagtggttagagcgttggactagtaaccgcaaggttgcaagttcaaacccccgagctgacatggtacaaatctgtcgttctgcccctgaacaggaaacccagcctaaaaccccatacagcaagcaatgcaggctgtcattgaaaataagaatttgttcttaactgacttgcctggttaaataaaggtaaaaaaataataattacaaaCAGAATTCTTCCTTCAAAggaaagggctgatttcaaggttttactgctaacctacaaagcattacatgggcttgctccgaCCAATGTTTCttatttggtcctgccgtacatacctacacgtacgctacggtcacaagaagcaggactcctaattgtccctagaatttctaagcaaacagctggaggcagggctttctcctatagagctccatttttatggaatggtctgcctacccatgtgagagatgcagactaggtctcaacctttaagtctttactgaagactcatctcttcagtgggtcatatgattgagtgtagtctggcccaggagtgtgaaggtgaacggaaaggctctggagcaacgaaccgcccttgctgtctctgcttggccggttcccctctctccactgggattctctgcctctaaccctattacaccaatagatatccctctagtggtggtcactggcttactggtgctcttccatgccgtccctaggagaggtgcgtcactcgagtgggttgag containing:
- the rpl31 gene encoding large ribosomal subunit protein eL31 isoform X2 is translated as MAPNKKGGEKKKGRSAINEVVTREYTVNIHKRIHGVSFKRRAPRALKEIRKFAMKEMGTPDVRIDTRLNKAVWTKGVRNVPYRMRVRLSRKRNEDEDSPNKLYTLVTYVPVTTYKGLQTVNVDEN
- the rpl31 gene encoding large ribosomal subunit protein eL31 isoform X1; translated protein: MEVYERVSNYMAPNKKGGEKKKGRSAINEVVTREYTVNIHKRIHGVSFKRRAPRALKEIRKFAMKEMGTPDVRIDTRLNKAVWTKGVRNVPYRMRVRLSRKRNEDEDSPNKLYTLVTYVPVTTYKGLQTVNVDEN